The following coding sequences lie in one Eriocheir sinensis breed Jianghai 21 chromosome 19, ASM2467909v1, whole genome shotgun sequence genomic window:
- the LOC127000915 gene encoding uncharacterized protein LOC127000915 isoform X5 — protein sequence MKRRSRRRHRMEDCQVTQVTPNPEEEKENENEEEKEEEKEKEEEEGRGGEEEENDDEGEGESGVDEEGGGEDDGGGCGVEETVEAVTPSTTTAVTPASPPPPTTPTTTSAAATDTADTAATTPTTSTTSTTTTTSIPVALSTATTTTTTTTPTTTPTTITTTATVLSPPPPLLPLSMVNLPHASSSPPPSSPPPPPSTPPPPESSSLPPSSPLPPPQSPTPPQSPQMVVESSPSSPPPLPSLQPISSPPQSPQPPPPQSSASPSPPPVQSPPPSPPPPTNTTSTSPPPPQSPSPPPTTTSTSTQSLPAGVSQEVVVAQLNQLQQTVVSHILQYQAGVIAQFQQIQQQMLSQLGGSSSATTTTTTTTTTTQSESSTTTATTMSSINAATPTATIIPSSSPASSAITTTPLRTPSLSDRVMRKRRAPAMIKEDPPQKEIHIKRKRTAFNEKQYKVLETTFEHNNFPEPIDQHCIALRIKTPYRSIKMWFQNRRASVRKRLTPQEKGISNQDNRPVKNASDPEARWYCSLCPSTFIAKKFLDSHKEAHKMETLHCPDCHMGFTHKVLLDTHRISKCSSKTGIDLTHLKDEGIDGETLQPLPQQLRRSPRVKEEVKAASTPPPPQQQPSPAAAVVSPGLSLQAGLPLLLLQKLQKQREEQETAAAGTSSPTAQPNPLLLQQQQRLMQQLLLAQLQQAKELKQGVTVKLEQQQEEEEEEEAQQEEEEGRKEEPSDAVLRRIKEEIFIKEERQEMDQVEEEVETMDTGGGGGGGEGKAEECPYSPSSSSSSTTTTITSTTTTTSTTTATPILNTITYSEQLKQTLQQKIQQIQQNQLHLKLQQIQQKQKELLEQQEQGATSSMEETTKPTITLGALPILPLQSSSSSSASQETPRIRVKEELQDPLNASSKEPQTLQDQISSILKNHGLKSPWRTSATIKEGSEETAINSIKRCRRRTTVFNEVQLRTLYLHFTHCNFPDPSMFKIIGNLTKLEPQVIKIWFQNERSRQRKRAAHFLDEVNSKEKPYKCRDCGMSFAMLTFLVKHSMRHSGETDAAAAAREGAMRTCPLCLQKWNREVFALHLKSRHNVNWSLVEERAGGSLTCHLCSQRFPDQDSLMVHKHRHLDEDHGVPPQCKQCKTTFVNAVCLEAHMETHKQPWTFRCTLCDAAFPDKVLLASHHMGHGMPLAVVSTLDRSRSQLQHTSIRKMQTRCALPDQPASLASPLAGASDNEVSSEPESGAQASPATTPKATSPSSTSTTTTTTTTSSPEVPVVSTATVLPSSAILATPQGVGTLPLTPPSSSGPVSFVKLIPIQLIPVNSSAGGQKSSGATTTFISVPVSLKGAGDCSTTTASASPIVNYLVEAPAATVKAGEALRRPRGKALPNLIPIGASPGPATLPLKEKNTSEPRSPPPSLKGRLGLRDGRNGLNAENRDRLGDQSSHEAEGQGTEAGKGAGETWASQDTLPLPQQQIGGKKRYVPILPMIPLLDTPPHSTPPSTTTTTTTTTTRRPRAAATKRPWVGSDYKGYKRRRTPTYFTGSQRDVLEVHFEYNNFPEPVEQFAISTQLGVEYPVVKTWFQNTRKNMRRQLKEEGKFDQDGPFHCHKCSVAFICRSAFDSHCERHKDKTSYFCGECWMYFNHPAVLNTHLMSHTGKFGDRKKKPSNYEEEEEEEEEEEVGGSLMDEDDEEEEDDDEQVKRKIGRETQTAEEEEEEEEEEEDEGKRKRKNSKGVSIQTDDNEEEDSDVDVEGVDDGGSRGTFEDDLDGCHPILQVECILDEQSEEETENGTSNSGTDSPGHKCPSCEEGFASLISLKEHMSHHCSQRRLRKRQPPSPPSAASPTSPSDARREFCTSIRCFECRSLFPDRPSFIQHFSLSRCSLNRQRIEYTEEEQSILATHYRENNFPMPAEMSLLAKRLGVRYRQIMHWFQNRRSKDRKQQRESECVWEKSPPVECLECKSTFVTERNLRNHQEAVHGVARESLAQEFVCSAAGCDATFTNEDLLVTHKLAHLPETEANGMGSHRLTILGPKPQWKNFTVTVLEAHYSDNNFPEPMDIGFIARRLEVDPLHVHMWFKERRNQHIRKLEESGREVMEEHLAVSSQRVLSKTCFTCDAAFICQTDLDTHLEMHKSSWAQMCTMCGQEFSNIIALETHWIRHGVNFMGEDAAGGEGGKDTTTATTTTATTNTTSTTTTDATTTQPPAPERAAKATFTGLQLKVLDGHYQQNHFPGTTEVWLVAKRLGLRPRQVTHWFQNRRGRERRAHKVTAPASHPCLWCGAAFISQFALRHHRRQHRLASSHHMCPRCPAVFLAAMLLETHALYHQVLPRGRLTPPNRPPDFTRDPLAVGQVRPGVVPTSTDSDDSSSEPELSIDLSAHTAPEDDQGEGQGDELDPVKAILPSAQSGVPSWHTPQPDVDGSDQEMTEMPHSADEEVMDEDLEDPEPNQTFSHKDRRGGKAAEKENGGREEAMEAEEGRSPSREPAVGEEGDLRGMEFTLTEEEVSASLERDVICEQVFFDDHSDSDSEEEEEPRLKIVSAYTLAAPESERATKSQ from the exons atgaagagaagaagcaggCGGAGACACAGAATGGAAGACTGTCAGGTTACGCAAGTTACCCCGAACcccgaggaggagaaagaaaatgaaaatgaagaagaaaaagaagaggaaaaggagaaggaagaagaagaaggaagaggaggagaagaagaggaaaatgacgatgaaggagagggagaaagtggagtggatgaagaaggaggtggagaggatgatggtggtggttgtggtgtggagGAAACTGTGGAAGCTGTCACCCCCTCCACTACCACTGCTGtaactcctgcttctcctcctcctcctactactcctactactacttctgctgctgctactgataCTGCTGATACTGCTGCTACCACACCTACCACATCTaccacatctactactactactacttccattcctgttgctttgtctactgcaactactactactaccactactactcctactactactcctactactattactaccactgctactgttctttctccacctcctccacttctccctctatCCATGGTGAATCTTCCAcatgcatcatcatcaccacccccatcatcaccaccaccaccaccatcaacaccaccaccaccagaatcatcatcactgccaccatcatcaccactgccaccaccacaatcaccaactccaccacaatcaccacaaatgGTAGTagagtcatcaccatcatcaccaccaccactaccatcactccaacccatttcatcaccaccacaatcaccacaaccaccaccacctcagtcttctgcgtcgccatcaccaccaccagtacaatcaccaccaccatcaccaccaccacccaccaacaccaccagtacctcacccccaccaccacagtcaccgtctccaccacccaccaccacctccacctccacccagtcCTTGCCGGCTGGTGTGtcgcaggaggtggtggtggcacaGTTGAACCAGTTGCAGCAGACGGTGGTGTCCCATATCCTGCAGTACCAAGCAGGTGTCATTGCACAGTTTCAGCAG ATACAACAGCAAATGTTATCTCAGctcggcggcagcagcagcgcgacaaccaccaccaccaccactaccaccacaacacagtctgaaagctccaccaccaccgccaccaccatgtcCTCCATCAATGCAGCAACACCGACCGCCACCATCATCCCAAGCTCTTCCCCGGCCTCCAgtgccatcaccacaacaccgCTGCGGACACCGTCACTATCCGACAgggtgatgaggaagaggagagcgccAGCCATGATCAAAGAAG ACCCACCACAGAAAGAGATACACATCAAGCGCAAGAGGACGGCCTTTAACGAGAAGCAGTATAAAGTCCTGGAG acCACCTTCGAGCACAACAACTTCCCTGAGCCCATTGACCAGCACTGCATTGCCCTGCGCATCAAGACGCCTTACCGCAGCATCAAGATGTGGTTCCAAAACAGGCGGGCCAGCGTCAGGAAGAGGCTCACCCCCCAGGAGAAGG GCATCTCTAACCAGGACAACCGACCAGTCAAGAATGCCAGTGACCCAGAAGCCCGATGGTACTGCTCCCTCTGCCCTTCCACCTTCATCGCCAAGAA GTTCCTGGACAGCCACAAGGAGGCCCACAAGATGGAGACGCTGCACTGCCCGGACTGCCACATGGGCTTCACGCACAAGGTGTTGCTGGACACTCACCGCATCTCCAAGTGCTCCTCCAAGACCGGCATCGACCTCACGCACCTCAAGGACGAGGGCATCGACGGTGAGACGCTGCAGCCGCTGCCTCAACAGCTGCGCAGGTCACCCCGGGTCAAGGAGGAGGTCAAGGccgcctccacaccaccaccaccacagcagcagCCTTCACCCGCAGCAGCTGTGGTGTCCCCGGGCCTCTCCCTGCAGGCCGGGCTGCCCCTGTTACTCCTGCAGAAGCTACAGAAgcagagggaggagcaggagacaGCTGCAGCAGGCACCTCATCACCTACTGCACAGCCTAACCCACtcctcctgcagcagcagcagagacTGATGCAGCAGCTGCTTCTGGCACAGCTGCAGCAGGCCAAGGAGCTGAAGCAGGGAGTGACGGTGAAGctggagcagcagcaggaggaggaggaagaagaggaagcacagcaggaggaggaggaagggaggaaggaggagccgAGTGACGCAGTGCTTAGGAGGATCAAGGAGGAGATCTTCAtcaaggaggagaggcaggagatggaccaggtggaggaggaggtggagacaatggacactggaggaggaggaggaggaggggagggaaaagcagAGGAATgcccttactctccttcctcctcctcctcctccaccaccactaccatcacttccaccaccaccaccaccagcaccaccaccgccactcccaTCCTCAACACCATCACCTACTCGGAGCAGCTCAAGCAGACACTCCAGCAGAAAATACAGCAGATCCAGCAGAACCAGCTACACCTCAAGCTGCAGCAGATACAGCAGAAGCAGAAGGAGCTCTTGGAACAGCAGGAACAGGGGGCAACCAGCAGCATGGAGGAGACAACCAAACCAACCATCACTCTGGGCgcccttcctatcctccccctTCAGTCAAGTTCAAGTTCGAGTGCCAGCCAGGAGACACCGAGGATACGGGTGAAGGAGGAGCTGCAGGACCCACTCAACGCATCCTCCAAGGAACCCCAAACCCTGCAGGACCAGATCAGCTCCATCCTCAAGAACCACGGCCTCAAGTCACCCTGGAGAACGAGCGCCACCATCAAGG aaGGGTCCGAGGAGACAGCCATCAACAGCATCAAGCGTTGCCGTCGCCGCACCACAGTCTTCAATGAGGTGCAGCTGCGGACGCTCTACCTCCACTTCACGCACTGCAACTTCCCCGACCCCTCCATGTTCAAGATCATCGGCAACCTGACCAAGCTGGAGCCGCAGGTCATCAAGATTTGGTTCCAGAATGAGAGGTCGAGGCAGCGGAAAAGGGCGGCGCACTTCCTCGATGAAG TCAACTCCAAGGAGAAGCCTTACAAGTGCCGTGACTGTGGCATGTCCTTCGCCATGCTGACCTTCCTGGTGAAGCACAGCATGCGGCACAGCGGCGAGACTGACGCCGCTGCCGCTGCACGTGAGGGGGCCATGCGCACCTGCCCGCTGTGCCTCCAGAAGTGGAACCGCGAGGTGTTTGCGCTGCACCTCAAAAGCCGCCACAACGTCAACTGGTCGCTGGTGGAGGAGCGCGCCGGTGGGTCACTGACCTGCCACCTGTGCTCGCAGCGCTTCCCCGACCAGGACAGCCTCATGGTGCACAAGCACCGCCACCTGGACGAGGACCACGGCGTGCCGCCGCAGTGCAAGCAGTGCAAGACGACCTTCGTCAACGCGGTGTGCCTGGAGGCCCACATGGAGACCCACAAGCAGCCCTGGACCTTCCGCTGCACCCTGTGCGACGCCGCCTTCCCCGACAAGGTGCTGCTGGCCTCCCACCACATGGGCCACGGCATGCCCCTGGCTGTGGTCAGCACCCTGGACCGCTCCCGCAGCCAGCTGCAGCACACCTCCATCAGGAAGATGCAGACCCGCTGCGCCCTCCCCGACCAGCCGGCCTCCCTGGCTTCCCCGCTGGCGGGTGCCTCAGACAACGAAGTGTCCTCCGAGCCTGAGTCTGGGGCCCAGGCCAGCCCTGCCACCACCCCCAAGgcaacctccccctcctccacctccaccaccaccaccaccaccaccacctccagcccaGAGGTGCCTGTGGTGTCGACAGCCACGGTGCTGCCATCCTCGGCCATCCTGGCCACACCCCAGGGGGTGGGCACCCTGCCCCTCACCCCGCCATCCTCCTCAGGTCCAGTCAGCTTTGTCAAGCTCATCCCCATCCAGCTCATCCCTGTCAACAGCTCAGCTGGGGGCCAGAAGAGCTCGGgggccaccaccaccttcatctccgTGCCGGTGTCCCTCAAGGGGGCGGGTGactgctccaccaccaccgcctccgcctcaCCCATCGTGAACTACCTGGTGGAGGCGCCGGCGGCCACAGTCAAGGCCGGCGAGGCGCTGCGGCGGCCCCGGGGCAAGGCGCTGCCCAACCTCATCCCCATCGGCGCCAGCCCCGGCCCCGCCACGCTGCCCCTCAAGGAGAAGAACACCAGCGAGCCCCGCAGCCCCCCGCCCTCCCTCAAGGGGCGCCTCGGCCTAAGGGACGGGCGGAACGGCCTCAACGCAGAGAACCGGGACAGGCTGGGTGACCAGTCATCTCACG AGGCTGAGGGCCAAGGAacggaggcagggaagggagcggGGGAGACCTGGGCATCCCAAGACACTCTTCCACTACCCCagcag CAGATTGGCGGCAAGAAGAGGTATGTCCCCATCCTGCCCATGATCCCCCTGCTAGACACGCCCCCCCACTCCacgcccccctccaccaccaccaccaccaccactaccaccacccgcAGGCCCAGAGCAGCTGCCACCAAAAGGCCTTGGGTGGGCAGTGACTACAAAGGCTACAAAC GGCGCCGCACCCCAACCTACTTCACGGGCAGCCAGAGGGACGTCTTGGAGGTCCACTTTGAGTACAACAACTTCCCTGAGCCGGTGGAGCAGTTTGCCATCTCCACCCAGCTTGGCGTGGAGTACCCGGTGGTCAAGACTTGGTTCCAGAACACGCGGAAGAATATGCGGAGGCAGctaaaggaggaag gCAAGTTTGACCAGGATGGGCCGTTCCACTGTCACAAGTGTAGTGTGGCGTTCATCTGTCGCTCGGCTTTCGACTCTCATTGCGAGCGTCACAAGGACAAGACCAGCTACTTCTGCGGCGAGTGCTGGATGTACTTCAACCACCCGGCGGTCCTCAACACCCACCTCATGAGCCACACGG GTAAATTTGGGGACCGGAAAAAGAAGCCATCaaattatgaggaagaggaagaggaggaggaggaggaagaggttggaggCAGCCTGATGgacgaggatgacgaggaggaggaagacgacgatgaaCAAGTGAAacggaagataggaagagagacacagacagcggaagaagaagaggaggaggaggaggaggaggaagacgaggggaaaagaaaaagaaaaaacagcaagGGGGTCAGCATACAAACAGATGACAACGAGGAAGAAGATTCGGATGTGGATGTCGAGGGGGTTGACGACGGGGGTTCGAGAGGGACATTCGAGGACGACCTTGATGGCTGTCACCCGATCCTTCAAGTGGAGTGCATACTGGACGAACAgtcggaggaggagacagagaacgGAACCTCAAACAGCGGAACCGACTCCCCGGGACACAAATGCCCGTCGTGTGAGGAGGGTTTCGCGTCGCTGATCTCCCTCAAGGAACACATGTCGCACCACTGCTCACAACGGCGGCTACGGAAGAGACAGCCGCCGTCCCCGCCATCCGCCGCCTCCCCGACATCACCCTCGGATGCACGACGGGAGTTCTGCACATCAATCCGTTGCTTCGAGTGCCGTTCGCTGTTCCCCGACCGTCCCTCCTTCATCCAGCACTTCTCCCTCAGCCGCTGCAGCTTGAATAGACAGCGGATTGAGTACACCGAGGAGGAGCAGAGCATACTGGCGACGCACTACCGAGAGAACAATTTCCCCATGCCTGCCGAGATGAGTCTGCTTGCGAAGAGGCTTGGGGTGCGGTACCGTCAAATCATGCACTGGTTCCAAAATAGACGAAGCAAGGATCGCAAGCAAcagagggagagtgagtgtgtttggg AGAAGAGTCCGCCGGTGGAGTGTCTGGAGTGCAAGTCAACCTTCGTCACAGAGCGGAACCTGAGGAACCACCAGGAGGCCGTGCACGGGGTGGCGCGGGAGAGCCTGGCGCAGGAGTTTGTGTGCTCCGCGGCGGGCTGCGACGCTACCTTCACCAACGAGGACCTGCTGGTGACGCACAAACTGGCGCACCTGCCGGAGACTGAGGCTAAT GGGATGGGCTCACATCGCCTCACCATCCTGGGACCGAAGCCGCAGTGGAAGAACTTCACCGTCACCGTCCTGGAGGCGCACTACAGCGACAACAACTTCCCCGAGCCCATGGACATCGGCTTCATCGCTCGGAGGCTGGAGGTGGACCCGCTGCATGTGCATATGTGGTTtaag GAGCGGAGAAACCAGCACATCCGCAAGCTTGAGGAGAGTGGgcgagaggtgatggaggagcaCCTGGCCGTCAGCAGTCAGCGGGTGCTCAGCAAGACCTGCTTCACCTGCGACGCTGCGTTCATCTGCCAGACCGACCTTGATACTCACCTGGAGATGCACAAATCGTCTTGGGCTCAG ATGTGTACAATGTGCGGACAAGAGTTCAGCAACATCATCGCCCTGGAGACTCACTGGATCAGGCACGGCGTCAACTTCATGGGTGAGGACGCggcaggaggtgagggagggaaggacaccaccacagccaccaccaccaccgccaccaccaacaccacctccaccaccaccaccgacgccACCACCACCCAGCCGCCCGCCCCGGAGAGAGCGGCCAAGGCAACGTTCACAGGCCTGCAGTTGAAG gTGCTGGACGGCCACTACCAGCAAAATCACTTCCCTGGGACCACTGAAGTCTGGCTGGTGGCCAAGCGCTTGGGGCTGCGGCCGAGGCAGGTCACACACTGGTTCCAGAACAGGCGAGGGCGGGAGCGGCGCGCCCACAAGGTCACCGCCCCCGCCTCCCATCCTTGCCTTTGGTGTGGGGCGGCCTTCATCTCCCAGTTTGccctccgccaccaccgccggCAGCACCGCCTCGCCTCCTCCCACCACATGTGTCCCCGCTGCCCTGCTGTCTTCCTGGCTGCCATGCTCCTGGAGACTCACGCGCTATACCACCAGGTGTTGCCCCGGGGCCGCCTCACCCCCCCGAACAGGCCCCCTGACTTCACCCGGGACCCTCTCGCTGTGGGGCAAGTCCGGCCAGGAGTCGTGCCCACCTCAACGGACTCCGATGACTCCAGCAGCGAGCCTGAACTGAGCATTGACCTCTCAGCCCATACAGCACCTGAGGACGACCAGGGCGAGGGTCAGGGGGATGAGCTTGACCCGGTGAAGGCCATCCTACCCTCGGCACAGAGCGGCGTTCCTTCCTGGCACACCCCGCAGCCTGATGTTGACGGGTCGGACCAAGAGATGACCGAGATGCCACACAGTGCTGATGAAGAGGTGATGGATGAGGACCTGGAAGACCCTGAGCCTAACCAAACCTTCAGCCATAAGGACAGACGTGGAGGGAAGGCAGCGGAGAAGGAGaatggtgggagagaggaggcaaTGGAGGCTGAGGAGGGGAGGAGCCCGTCGAGAGAGCCAgccgtgggggaggagggggatctGCGAGGGATGGAGTTCACCTTGACGGAAGAGGAGGTGTCGGCGTCGCTGGAGAGGGATGTGATATGCGAGCAGGTGTTCTTCGACGACCACTCGGACTCagactcggaggaggaggaggagccacgcCTCAAGATCGTGAGTGCCTACACCTTAGCTGCCCCTGAGAGTGAGCGAGCCACAAAGAGCCAGTGA